In the Pseudonocardia sediminis genome, TCGGACCAGGTGTGCACGGCCAGCACCCGCGTCCCGAAGGCGGTCGCGAGCCGGGAGGCGAAGTCGAGCGCGGTCCCGGCCGACGCGGTGCCGTCGACCCCGGCGACCACCGGGCCCTCGTCCGGCGGGCGGACGTCCGGCGTCCCGCCGCGCACGACGGCGACCGGGCACTCCGCCCGTTCGATCAGGGCCAGCGCGACCGAGCCGGCGAGCATCCCCGAGCGGGCGCCCTCGCCGTAGCTGCCCACGACGACGAGCCGGGCACCCGAGGACCGCCGGACGAGCAGGCCCGCCACACCGTCGGCCCCCTCCCCCTGCTCCTCGCCCGCCGACGTCCGCGGGACGTCCACCGTGGCCCCCGCCCCGGCCACGGACCCGGCGAGGCCCCGCAGCCAGGCCGGGTCGGCGCCGTCGGCCGGGGCACCCGCGTGCACCAGATGCAGCGGCGCGCCCCAGGCCGCGGCGAGCCCGGCCGCCCATCCGACGGCGTCGGCGGCGGAGGCCGACTCGTCGACGCCGACCACGATCGGCGGTCCGTCCTGTGTCCTCGTGCTCATGGCGCGTCCCACTCTCGTCGGGCCGGCCCGACGGCCGGCGCCGCCAGTCTGACCGGGTGCACCGCCGCCGACCAGGCGACGACCTCGCCCCACCCCGCCGCGCCGGCGACCGGGCGGGGAGAACAATGGGCCCGATACCGGTGACGTACACCGGCCACTGTGGAGGAAGGAACCGCCGCCGACATGGGCCAGAGCTCGGAGGACCCGTCGTCCGCACGACCGGCGCGTCGACGCCCGACCCGCGCGCAGACCCGTCAGAAGGTCCTCGACGCGGCGCTCGAGGTGTTCGGCGAGCTGGGCATCCAGGGCGGCTCGCTCGACGCCGTGGCCGAGGCCGGACAGCTGTCGAAGGGAGCCATCTACTCCAACTTCGCGTCCAAGACC is a window encoding:
- a CDS encoding universal stress protein — encoded protein: MSTRTQDGPPIVVGVDESASAADAVGWAAGLAAAWGAPLHLVHAGAPADGADPAWLRGLAGSVAGAGATVDVPRTSAGEEQGEGADGVAGLLVRRSSGARLVVVGSYGEGARSGMLAGSVALALIERAECPVAVVRGGTPDVRPPDEGPVVAGVDGTASAGTALDFASRLATAFGTRVLAVHTWSDVVSDTAGAAHRLTGDGTTLGGFAGEILRDAVAAARERHPGLEIEGELVEGSPLRAVLDRADGARAVVVGHREHLPPASMSVTSTGRGLVGFASCPVVVVRETPVPD